In one window of Comamonas testosteroni DNA:
- a CDS encoding DUF3460 family protein: protein MSFFRRPDYRSDTTNFINDLKQQKPELDKQQQAGRALLWDKDVNYEVWEDLRAGRVEQQPYVYQTNHS, encoded by the coding sequence ATGTCTTTCTTCCGTCGCCCCGACTACCGTTCCGACACCACCAACTTCATCAACGACCTGAAGCAGCAAAAGCCCGAGCTGGACAAGCAGCAGCAAGCCGGTCGCGCCCTGCTGTGGGACAAGGACGTGAACTATGAAGTCTGGGAAGATCTGCGCGCCGGCCGCGTGGAACAACAGCCCTACGTGTACCAGACCAACCACTCCTGA